The genomic segment CCGAGATAGACCAGCTGCCCAGCCTCGAGCCCGCCGACTGCCGTCGCCAGCCAAGCCAGGTGCGTGGTGATCGGCTCCAACGCAGCGAGCGGGCCGCTCGCGATACGTTCACCGTCGAGGAAGAGCGCGAGATCACCGTCGAGCGGCCAGGGCAGGGCGCGGTCACCGAGCAAGAACGCGCCACCGGACGCATTGTCAGCGATGACGTCAGCCGCGCTGAACCGGTAGCCTTCCCAGACACTGTCGAGGAGATCGATCCCGAGGAAGACCGCGCCGATCGCGAGCGCCACTCGGCCCGGCGGCGCACCAGCCGGTATGCTCTCGCGCAGAACTACGGCGAGTTCCGGTTCGATCCGTGGCTGCACGAATTCTCCGAGCGAGAATACCCCCTCGCGGAGCATCGACCGCGTGATCCGCCCGTAAATCGGGCTCGAGACGCCCATTTGGGCTTGCTTGGCTGGACTCACCAGACCCAACTTGTAGCCGATGATCTCCTGCCCCGCGAAGGACGCTTCTTGAACGCGATAGGCGCCGGCCAGATCCACACCCAGCTCCTCCGCCAGCGGTAACCGGGGCCGGCGCTCCTGTCGGGCCGCCCGAATCGCTTCCAGGAGTTTTTTCTCGGCTTCGCTCAGCATCGCTCGTGCCATCCCCCCTCGTCACCCGGGCTGGGACGACGCAGTGCGATCGCGCTCCGCCATCGTGATCGTCCCGATACCCCATTCGTCGCGGCCGACCTCGTAGATGACCGTGCGCACCTCCTCGACCGGAAGGCCGAAATGTCGCGCCGCTGCCTCAGCGAGGCGGCGGATGAGTTCGGCCTTCTGCTCCGGTGTCCGCCCCTCGACCATGGTCACTTTGAGCACGAGCATCGTCGCACCCCGCTCACAGGTCACCGCGCAGGAAGACGCGGATCAGCGCATTGAAACTGTCGCGCTGCTCGATCTGCACCCAGTGACTGCATTGCCCGAAGACATGGAGTTGCACCCGCGGCAACCGCGGGAAGAGCCAGAGGCTCGTCTCCAGCGGCACGATCACGTCATCACGCCCGTGCACGAGCAGGATGGGTCGATCCAGCTGGCGGTAGGCATCCTCCGGCAAGACCAGCGCGTCGAGATGCTGCTGGCGCGGTGGCGGGAACATCGCCTCGTAACTGCGCCGGACGACCGGATCGAGCGCGGCTTGCAGCCGATCGCGGGCGATCGCAGCGAGATCGCCACCGACCGACGCCGGATCGTAGACGAACCAGCGGATGATCTGGGCCAGTCGCTCGGCGGTCGGCTCCTCGTAGAAGCCCCATGCCACGTCCAGCTGGTGGGTGATCCGATGCGGCGCACCGACCGTACCCATCAGGACTGCTCGGTCGAACCGCTCCCGGTGACGATGCAACAGATGTAGCGCGATCGCGCCACCCATGGAGTTGCCAACCAGGTGCACCCGCTCGATGCCGAGATGGTCCATGAGCGCGATGACCTGCTCGACCCAGAGGTCCATCCAGGCGCGCACCCCGACCGGCGGTGGATCGGGATGTCCGCTCTTGGCGAATCCCCACAGGTCCGGCGCGATGCAGTCGAACAGATCGGCCAGCGCCGGTACCGCGAAGCGCCAGTTCGCCCAGGCCGTCACACCCGGTCCCGATCCGTGCAGGAAAATCACCGGCTGACCGCTGCCGGCCCGATGGAGGTGTGTCGGCCAGCGCCCCGCCTGAACGGTCAGTTCCTGTATCGTACCCGACACGTACCCTCCCTTCCCGCGTGCTACCCGGCCTCACCACCACCACATGCTGGTATCGTGCAGCTGGACTTCGAGGCAACGGAAATCGCCGCCGAAGAAGACGAGCGGCTCCCGCTCCCAGTAGTCGAGCCAGCGTACCCGACCGAGCACCAGGGTGTGGTCGCCGGCCGGAACCCGCTCCCACACGTCACAGACGATCTGTGCCACCGCCCCTTCGAGCAGCGGAACCCCCTCGACCCAGCGAAACTCCGGCTCGTAGCCCGGTTGGGACTTACCCGCGAAGTGCCGGGCCGCCTGCTCCTGGTCCCGCGCCAGGACGCTCACGCCGTAGCGCGCCGCCTCCTCCAGATAGGCGTGCATCCGCGCCCGGCGATCGACCGAGACCAATACGAGTGGCGGGTCGAGTGAAACGGACAGAAAAGCGTTCGCCGTCATCCCGTGCGGCCCCTCCGGCCGCGCGACGGTCACCACCGTCACCCCGGTCGCGAAGCGACCGAGCGTCCGGCGGAAATGCTTGGGATCGATAGCCGGAGCCGCCGCCTCCTCAGTCGGCAGTCCGCTCGGCTGCGGCCCGTTCGCGTGCATCGCTCGCTCCTTCCGCGCCGCGCTTCTTGCGTACGATGTCGAGCGCGACGTCCAAGATCCAGTCCTCCTGGCCAGCGACCGCCTGGCGGCGCCCCAGCTCGACCAGGATCTCGCGCGGATCCAAACCGAATTCGGCCGCGATGTGCCGCGCGTGGAGGAGGAACGTCGAGTAGACCCCCGCGTACCCGATCGTGATCGCATCCCGGTCGGGAATCGGCTGGTACGGCATGATCGGTGCCACGATGTACTCGGCAGCATCCATCAGCTTGAACACGTCGAGACCGGGATTGATTCCCAACTTGTCGAGGACAGCCGCAATGAGTTCGGTCGCGGCATTGCCCGCGCCAGCGCCGAGCCCGCGCAAGCAGCCATCGACCTGGTCGGCCCCCTCCTCGATCGCAGCCAGCGTGTTCCCGATCGCCAGCCCGAGATTGTTGTGGGCGTGGAAGCCGACCTGGATACTGAGTCGCTCCTTGAGCGCCGCCACGCGGCGTCGCACATCGTCCGGCAGCATCGCACCGGCCGAATCGACGATGTAGACGCAGTCCGCGCCGTACGACTCCATCATCGCGGCCTGCTCGGCCAGGAACTCGGGGGGACGCATGTGGGCCATCATCAAGAACCCGACCGTCTCCAGGCCCATTTCCTTGGCCATGCCGAAGTGCTGCTCGGAGATATCGGCCTCGGTGCACTGGGTCGCGATCCGGACGATCTTGATGCCGCGCTCGATGGCTGCCGCCAGTTCCTTGCGCGTCCCGATACCCGGGAGCAGCAGTGCGGCGATCTTGGCGCGCTTGGCCGTCTTGGCAGCTTCCTCGATCAGGTCGAGCTCGCTCGTGCCCGAAAAGCCGTATTGGATCGAGCTCCCGCCGAGCCCATCACCGTGCGTCACCTCGATGACCGGAACACCAGCCTCGTCGAGCGCAGCGACGATCGCCCGCACCTGCTCGCGGGTGAACTGGTGCCGCATCGCGTGCGAGCCGTCGCGTAGCGTGGTATCGGTCACCCGCGGCGGCTTGAGCGTCTTGGCGTTCATGCTGCCACCTCCTCGCGGATCCCGAGCAGGTGCCGGGCGAAGAGCTCGCCGACCCGCCAGGCGGCCGACGTCATGATGTCGAGGTTCCCCGCATAGGGCGGCAGGAAGTCACCGGCCCCCTCGACCTCGAGCAGCATCGCGATCACCGTCCGCTCGCCCCAGGGCGTGCGGCGTCGATCGAACACCGGCGCGTCCTTGAGCCGGTACCCCGGCACGTACTGCTGCACCTCGGCGACCATCTGGTCGACCGACGCGACGACCGCTGCCTGTTCGAACTCCTCGGTCGCCGGAATCACGTAGACCGTGTTCCGCATGATGATCGGCGGCTCAGCGGGATTGAGGATGATGATCGCCTTCCCCCGTTCGGCACCACCGATCGCCTCCAAGCCGTGCGCCGTCGTGAACGTGAACTCGTCGATGTTCTGCCGCGTGCCCGGCCCGGCCGACTTGCTCGCGACGGTCGAGACGATCTCGGCGTAGCGAACCGGCACGACACGGTTCACCGCATAGACCAGTGGAATCGTCGCCTGCCCACCGCAGGTGATCAGGTTGACGTTGTCCTTCTCGAGATGCGCCCCGAGGTTCACCGGTGGCACCACGTACGGCCCGCGCGCGGCCGGGGTGAGGTCGATGGCGATCTTGCCGGCCTCGCGGAGCATCTTGGCGTGCCGGACGTGTGCCTTCGCGCTGGTGGCATCGAAGACGATCTTGATCTCCGGGTCGTCGAGGATCGCCGCGATCCCCTCGTAGCTCGTCGGCACACCCAACTTCTTCGCACGGGCGATCCCCTCCGACTGTGGATCGATCCCGGCGAACATCGCCAGCTCCATGTGTCCCGGATTGCGCAAGAGCTTGTACATCAAGTCGGTGCCGATGTTGCCAGTTCCGAGGATCGCGACCTTGACTGCTTGCCGTTCTCCCATGGCCATGCCTCCTGGTAATACCCGAGTTCTTCCGAGACCCGTCGGGCGGCGTCGACGATCGCGGTCGTGAGTCGCTGCCGGTTGGGATAGAAGCGATAGGCCGGCACCGAGAGGCTCATCGCCGCGATCACCTGCCCGCTCTCATCGTAGATCGGCGCTGCAGCACAACAGAGCCCCACCATCACCTCTTCCTGGTCGTAGGCGAAGCCCTGCTGGCGGACACGCTCCAGCTCCTCGCGCAGCTGCTCGACGGTCCGGATCGTGTTCGGCGTAAAGCTCACGAGGCCTGTCCGCTCGACGATCCGGAGGACTGTCTCCCACGGCTGGTGCGCGAGCAGCACCTTGCCGACACCGGAACAGTGCGCCGGGAGTCGCTTCCCGACGCCCGAGAGCACGATCTCCAGCGCCCGATCGCCCTGCAGTTTTTCGACGTACAGCACCTGCCCGTCGACCAGCACCGCCAGATGCGTCGTCTCGCCCCAGCCAGCGACCAGACGCTCCATGACCGGTCGCGCCGCTCGCAACAGCGCACTCGAATCGAGGAGCGTCTGGGAGAGCTCGAACAGCGACCAGCCGAGCCGGTACCGCCCGCTCGGTGTCCGCTGCAGCAACCCCTCAGCCGCCAGCGTGCGGAGCAACGCGTGCGCGCCGGACTTCGGGATGGCCAGCGCTGCCGCGACCTCGGTCACACCCCATTCGGGCTGGCGCGGGGTGAAGAGACGGAGCACCTGTGCCGCTTTCTGAACCGTCTGGAGCATCGCGCCCTCCATGCCCTGACGATACCAGCGCGGTGCCAAACGAACAAGGACGGTGTTCAGAATGCCCGAACTCATGGGCCCGGAGGCGTCGCCTCTGCGCGGGCTGCCGAAACGAGTTCAGTATACCCGAACGCGACAATTGACAACGATCGGCCAGAGCGCTACGATGCTCGTAAAGCTTGGCAGAAACGTTCGACGTACCGAGCGAACGCGCGAGGAGATGACCGATGATGCAAACGGTACAATCGCCAGCTCGCCCGATGACGGGTGAGGAGTATCTGGAAAGCCTGCGCGACGGCCGGAAGGTCTTCTTCCGCGGCGAGTGGGTCAAGGATGTCACCACCCACCCCGCGTTCCGCAATGCCGCACGCTCGGTCGCCCGGCTCTACGACGCGTTGCACGCCCCAGAGACCCGCGATATCCTGACGAAAGTCGATCGCCACGGTATCCTGACGCACAAGTTCTTCGCACCCGCTTACTCACCCCAGGATCTCCAGGAGGCGGCCGAGGCGATCGCGGTCTGGCAGCGGATGAGCTTCGGCTGGATGGGCCGCACGCCCGAGTACAAGGCCGCCTTCATGGCCACGCTCGGCGCCGACCCGGACTACTACGCGCCGTTCGGGGAGACCGCCCGCCGCTGGTACCGCGAGTACGCGTCGCGCGTTCTGTTCATGAACCATGTCATCGTCGATCCCCCGATCGACCGCAACCGGCCGCCGAGCGAGGTGCGGGACGTCTACATCCACGTGGTCAAGGAGACAGACGGCGGCATCATCGTGAGCGGCGCCAAGCAGGTTGCGACTGCCTCGGCGCTGACCCACGGCACGTTCGTCGGTGTCAACAGCGGGAGCGCCGCCCGGCTGCAGGAGGGGCGCGACGAGGATGTGGCACTGGTCTTCTTCGTCCGCATGGACAACCCGCGCCAGTACCTCATCTCCCGTGCCTCCTACGAGCTGAACGCCGAGAGTCCGTTCGACAACCCGCTCTCCAGCCGCTTCGACGAGAACGACGCGTTCCTCGTGCTCGACGAGGCGTTCATTCCCTGGGAGGACGTCCTCATCTACCGCGATGTGGCCAAGTGCAAGCGCTTCTACGCCGACTCCGGCTTCTTCAACCGCTTCAACCTGCAGACGACGATCCGCTTCATGATCAAGCTGGAGTTCATGATCGGGCTCCTGCAGAAGGGCTTGGAGTGCAACGGGACGGCCGACTTCCGCGGTAACCAGGTACTGGTCGGCGAACTCGTGGCGCTCCGGCACCTCTTGTGGGCGATCGTGACGGCGATGGTGCACGATCCGGAGCCCAGTCTCGGTGGCTCGGTCGTCCCGCGCCTGGAGTACGCTGCCGCCGCCCGCGTGTACACCAACTTCGCCTGGGATCGGATCCGCCAGATCTACGAGCGCATCCTGGGCGGTGCCCCGATCATCAACGTGTCGAGCTACCGCGACTTCCTCAACCCTGAGGTGCGCCCGCTCCTAGACCGTTACCTCCGAGGAACCGGTATGACCGCGGAGGAGCGCAGCAAGCTTTACAAGCTGGTGTGGGACGCGGTCTACTCGGAGTTTGGCGGCCGGCACGGACTGTACGAGCTCAACTACGCGGGGAACCACGAGCAGAAATTCCTCGACCCGCTGCAGTGGGCCGAACGGCGAGGCTTCCTCAAGCAGTGGAAGGCACTCGTCGACGAGTGCCTGAGCCAATACGATCTCGAGGGTTGGCGTGATTCGACCTGGGTGTGGGAACCGAACGGTCGCGACCGGTGAGGTGTGGGGGTTCGTCTCTACGATTGGGAGGTGGAGTCATGGCTGAGACCCGCGTTCCCGTCGTCGCGCAGCTCGCGCACGTCGAGCTGTACACGCCGAAACCGGAGGAAAGCCTCTGGTTCTTCACCAAGATCCTCGGCATGAGTGTCGTCCATCGCGAAGGACAGTCGGTCTATTTGCGCGGGTACGAGGACTGGTATCTCTGGACGCTCAAACTGACCGAGTCACCACAAGCTGGGCTCGGGCACGCCGCCTGGCGAGTTTCGGCACCGGAGCTCCTCGATGAGGCAGCTGCCAAGCTCGAGGCTGCCGGGTACGGGCTCGGCTGGCAGGAGAGCGAATACGGCGGTGGGCGGGCCTTCCGGTTCCGGATGCCCGACGGTCACCGGATGGAACTCATCTGGGAACTCGAGTACTACCAGGCACCAGAGGACCAGAAGAGCCCGCTGAAGAACCGCCCGCAGCGGCGACCGCTCGATGGCGTGCCGGTGCGCCGTCTCGATCACATCAACTGTTTCGTGAGCGACGTGGAGACGCACGAGGCGTTCCTGCGGGAATACCTGGGCTTCAAGCTCCGCGAGACCAAGATCGACGAGAACGGGAAGAAGGTCGGCTCCTGGCTGTCCGTGAGCCCGCTCGTACACGAGATCGCGACGATGCGGGACGGCACCGGTCAGGGGAACCGACTCCACCACATCGCCTTCTGGTACGGCTACCCCCAGCACTGCTACGACGTCGCGGACGCCTGCCGCGATTGGGGGATCACGATCGAGGCCGGGCCTGGGAAGCACGGTACCACGCAGGCGATGTTCCTCTACGTCTTCGAACCGGGTGGCAACCGAGTCGAACTCTGGGGCGACGCCGGGTACCTCATCTTCGATCCGAACTGGCAGACGATCGTCTGGGACGTCTCGCACGAGGCAGATCTCTACTCCAGCACGGTGTGGCTCGGTGCCCCGTCGATGCCGGAGTCGTTCTATACCTACGGCACACCGGAGAAGGTGATGGTCGGCGTGTGATGTACCTTGGAGCCAGGCGGACGGTTCCGCCTGGCTCCAAGGTTGCGGTCAACTGAGGGTCGGGTGAGTAGCTCATCAGGTGAGGAGGAGAA from the Thermomicrobium sp. 4228-Ro genome contains:
- a CDS encoding tautomerase family protein, with protein sequence MLVLKVTMVEGRTPEQKAELIRRLAEAAARHFGLPVEEVRTVIYEVGRDEWGIGTITMAERDRTASSQPG
- a CDS encoding VOC family protein; translated protein: MAETRVPVVAQLAHVELYTPKPEESLWFFTKILGMSVVHREGQSVYLRGYEDWYLWTLKLTESPQAGLGHAAWRVSAPELLDEAAAKLEAAGYGLGWQESEYGGGRAFRFRMPDGHRMELIWELEYYQAPEDQKSPLKNRPQRRPLDGVPVRRLDHINCFVSDVETHEAFLREYLGFKLRETKIDENGKKVGSWLSVSPLVHEIATMRDGTGQGNRLHHIAFWYGYPQHCYDVADACRDWGITIEAGPGKHGTTQAMFLYVFEPGGNRVELWGDAGYLIFDPNWQTIVWDVSHEADLYSSTVWLGAPSMPESFYTYGTPEKVMVGV
- a CDS encoding alpha/beta fold hydrolase translates to MSGTIQELTVQAGRWPTHLHRAGSGQPVIFLHGSGPGVTAWANWRFAVPALADLFDCIAPDLWGFAKSGHPDPPPVGVRAWMDLWVEQVIALMDHLGIERVHLVGNSMGGAIALHLLHRHRERFDRAVLMGTVGAPHRITHQLDVAWGFYEEPTAERLAQIIRWFVYDPASVGGDLAAIARDRLQAALDPVVRRSYEAMFPPPRQQHLDALVLPEDAYRQLDRPILLVHGRDDVIVPLETSLWLFPRLPRVQLHVFGQCSHWVQIEQRDSFNALIRVFLRGDL
- a CDS encoding IclR family transcriptional regulator — protein: MLQTVQKAAQVLRLFTPRQPEWGVTEVAAALAIPKSGAHALLRTLAAEGLLQRTPSGRYRLGWSLFELSQTLLDSSALLRAARPVMERLVAGWGETTHLAVLVDGQVLYVEKLQGDRALEIVLSGVGKRLPAHCSGVGKVLLAHQPWETVLRIVERTGLVSFTPNTIRTVEQLREELERVRQQGFAYDQEEVMVGLCCAAAPIYDESGQVIAAMSLSVPAYRFYPNRQRLTTAIVDAARRVSEELGYYQEAWPWENGKQSRSRSSELATSAPT
- a CDS encoding flavin reductase family protein is translated as MHANGPQPSGLPTEEAAAPAIDPKHFRRTLGRFATGVTVVTVARPEGPHGMTANAFLSVSLDPPLVLVSVDRRARMHAYLEEAARYGVSVLARDQEQAARHFAGKSQPGYEPEFRWVEGVPLLEGAVAQIVCDVWERVPAGDHTLVLGRVRWLDYWEREPLVFFGGDFRCLEVQLHDTSMWWW
- a CDS encoding 4-hydroxyphenylacetate 3-hydroxylase family protein, whose product is MMQTVQSPARPMTGEEYLESLRDGRKVFFRGEWVKDVTTHPAFRNAARSVARLYDALHAPETRDILTKVDRHGILTHKFFAPAYSPQDLQEAAEAIAVWQRMSFGWMGRTPEYKAAFMATLGADPDYYAPFGETARRWYREYASRVLFMNHVIVDPPIDRNRPPSEVRDVYIHVVKETDGGIIVSGAKQVATASALTHGTFVGVNSGSAARLQEGRDEDVALVFFVRMDNPRQYLISRASYELNAESPFDNPLSSRFDENDAFLVLDEAFIPWEDVLIYRDVAKCKRFYADSGFFNRFNLQTTIRFMIKLEFMIGLLQKGLECNGTADFRGNQVLVGELVALRHLLWAIVTAMVHDPEPSLGGSVVPRLEYAAAARVYTNFAWDRIRQIYERILGGAPIINVSSYRDFLNPEVRPLLDRYLRGTGMTAEERSKLYKLVWDAVYSEFGGRHGLYELNYAGNHEQKFLDPLQWAERRGFLKQWKALVDECLSQYDLEGWRDSTWVWEPNGRDR
- a CDS encoding 2-keto-4-pentenoate hydratase, yielding MARAMLSEAEKKLLEAIRAARQERRPRLPLAEELGVDLAGAYRVQEASFAGQEIIGYKLGLVSPAKQAQMGVSSPIYGRITRSMLREGVFSLGEFVQPRIEPELAVVLRESIPAGAPPGRVALAIGAVFLGIDLLDSVWEGYRFSAADVIADNASGGAFLLGDRALPWPLDGDLALFLDGERIASGPLAALEPITTHLAWLATAVGGLEAGQLVYLGSPAAAVPARPGVLELRGPCGSLLLARLEA
- the dmpG gene encoding 4-hydroxy-2-oxovalerate aldolase, whose protein sequence is MNAKTLKPPRVTDTTLRDGSHAMRHQFTREQVRAIVAALDEAGVPVIEVTHGDGLGGSSIQYGFSGTSELDLIEEAAKTAKRAKIAALLLPGIGTRKELAAAIERGIKIVRIATQCTEADISEQHFGMAKEMGLETVGFLMMAHMRPPEFLAEQAAMMESYGADCVYIVDSAGAMLPDDVRRRVAALKERLSIQVGFHAHNNLGLAIGNTLAAIEEGADQVDGCLRGLGAGAGNAATELIAAVLDKLGINPGLDVFKLMDAAEYIVAPIMPYQPIPDRDAITIGYAGVYSTFLLHARHIAAEFGLDPREILVELGRRQAVAGQEDWILDVALDIVRKKRGAEGASDARERAAAERTAD
- a CDS encoding acetaldehyde dehydrogenase (acetylating), with translation MGERQAVKVAILGTGNIGTDLMYKLLRNPGHMELAMFAGIDPQSEGIARAKKLGVPTSYEGIAAILDDPEIKIVFDATSAKAHVRHAKMLREAGKIAIDLTPAARGPYVVPPVNLGAHLEKDNVNLITCGGQATIPLVYAVNRVVPVRYAEIVSTVASKSAGPGTRQNIDEFTFTTAHGLEAIGGAERGKAIIILNPAEPPIIMRNTVYVIPATEEFEQAAVVASVDQMVAEVQQYVPGYRLKDAPVFDRRRTPWGERTVIAMLLEVEGAGDFLPPYAGNLDIMTSAAWRVGELFARHLLGIREEVAA